The Radiobacillus deserti genomic interval TTTGCAGAAGAACGTTTGGCGGAAGCTACCGAATTGTCAGACGAGGAAAAAGCGGATTTCTTAGAGGAACTTATGGATTCCTATCAAGATTTACTGAATAAGGCACAAGAGGAAGTTTCGGAAGTGATAGAAGATGATACGGTAAGTGAAGAAAACCTGGAAGAAATAAGTGAGGAATTAGAAGAGGCTTCTGAACTTGACGAGGATCTAGAGTCAGAATTAAGTGAAGATCAATTAGAAGAAGTGAAAGAAGTACAGGATCAGGCGTACCTTGTTGCTAACGTGACAAAAGGGTTTGACTTGGAGACCGTAAAAAGCTTAAGAGCAGCTGAGCTTGGGTATGGAGAGATAGCAAAAGTAATCTCTTTAGCGGAACTCTCTGGTAAGACATCAGAAGAAATTGCTACAATGCTGAATGAATCTGACCTAGATACAGTAATGGCTGAACTAGGCTTTACGATGACAGATATTAAAGAAGTGGTTTATCAGAAAAAAGCGGATTATTTGCAAACCTTGTTAGCAGAAGCAGAAGCTAGTGGGGATGAAAAAACAGTTAAAAAGTTAAGTAAGAAATTAGATAGTTACGAGAAACGACTAGAGAAAATTGTTTCAAGACAGCCCGATGCAGAGGAAGCGAAGGAAGAGGAAGTAGATGCGGATGCATCGTCTGAGGAAAACGCCCCCGCAGAGGATGAAGAACAAGACACACCATTAGATGAATCGGAAGAAGGGTCTTCAACTGCTGTGACTACAGCAACAGACTCTAGTAGTAAAGAAGAGGCTGAGCAGGTACGTGCTAATTCTGAAAAACAAACAGAAAAACAGCAAAAAGCTACAGAGAAAGCGGTAGAGAAACAGAAAAAGGCTGAGGAGAAACAAAAGGCAGCAGAAGAGAAAGCTGCTGAAAAGCAACAAAAAGCAGCCGAAAAAGCAGCCGAGAAAGCAGAAGAACAACAACAAAAAGCTGCAGAAAAGGCTAAGGAAAAGGCAGAAAAACAAGCAGAAGGAAAATCAAAAGCAGCTGAAAAGCAGAAAAAAGAGGAAGATGACGAGGAAGAAGAAGACGATAAATAAAAGGAGCCAATTTGGCTCCTTTTCTCATGCATTAGAGAGAAGTTTCTCTATATCTTCTTTTATTTGTTCTGGTTTCGTCTGAGGTGCGTATCGGTTTACAACATGACCGGATGCATCGACTAAAAACTTGGTAAAATTCCATTTCACCTGTTTGGTTAATACCCCTGGTGCATTATTTGTTAAGTATTCAAATAAGGGGTGAGCATTCGGGCCTTTTACGTCGACTTTCCCGAACATAGGAAAGTCAATCCCGTAATTTAATCTACAATGCTGCTCTATTTCTGATTCAGAACGTGGTTCCTGATTCATGAATTGATTGCTCGGAAATCCGAGAACAGCAAATTTTTGATCCTTATAGGATTCATACAGCTCTTGTAATCCGTCAAATTGAGGAGCAAATCCACAGTTGGTGGCCGTATTTACGATTAAGAGAACGTTACCTTTATATTGTTCAAGCGATACTTCTTCTCCTTTAATAGTTAAAGCAGAGTAGTCATAAACGCTCATCTCCACGCCGCCTCCTTTTTTTATAAGTTAGCAAGATGAATAGAACTCGTCAAAAATATTGCTTGAAAAGTAAAACAGGAAGCTCCATTATGGAACTTCCTGTTTTTTAGTTTGAGCTTACAGCGTGATCTTCTTGTTCAATACGGTCAAGTCTCGCTTGGATTTCTTCTTCTGTCAATCCATGCTCTTGCACGTATAAGTTACGAGGAGAAGTACGGCATTCATGACTGCAGCCTCTCATATACTTGTGTTCATTCTCTTCGGAGCAAAGCATCTGTCTGTTACACTCCGGATTTGCACAATTAACGTAACGTTCACAAGGTTGGCCGTCGAAGTAATCTTTCCCGACAACAACATGTTCTTTTTTGTTTACAGGCACAGCGATTCTTTCATCAAACACATAAAGTTGTCCATCCCAAAGCTCTCCTTGAACCTCTGGGTCCTTTCCATATGTGACAATTCCGCCGTGTAATTGGCCTACATCTTCAAAGCCTTTTTTCACTAACCAGCCTGAGAATTTCTCACAACGAATTCCACCTGTACAATAAGTGACTACCTTTTTGCCTTCTAAAAGCTCACGGTTGTTTTCCACCCATTCTGGTAGCTCACGGAATGTTTCTATATCTGGACGAATGGCCCCTCTAAAATGGCCAAGATCATATTCATAATCATTACGAGCATCTAATACAACAGTATTTTCATCACGTATAGCCTCATAAAATTCTTGTGGGCTAAGGTACTTACCGGTTGTTTCTCTCGGATTAACATCATCTTCTAAGCGAAGAGTTACCAGTTCAGGACGAGGACGAACGTGCATTTTTTTGAATGCATGACTATCAGCTTGGTCAATTTTAAATACCATGTCTTCGAAACGAGGATCGCTATGCATCGCTTCCATATATTTATCGGTATTCTCTATTGTTCCCGATACAGTCCCGTTGATTCCTTCTTTAGCAACGAGTACTCTTCCCTTTAATTCTAATTCCTTACAGAATTTGAGGTGATCTGCAGCAAATTGCTCTGGATCCTCAATGTTTACATAGTTGTAGTACAACAATACTTGATAGTTTCCTTTTTCCATGATTGGTTACCACCTATCCTATTTATATTTGCAAGATATAAATGTTAGGTCGGATATTCAATTACATCATCTCTTGCAAGGATATATTTTAACAAAAGTTTGTTTGTAAAATCAATACAATTGTGAAGTTGGTAAATTTATTGTAAAGACCTTACGGTAACTTGCTTTAAAAAGGAAAAAGTAGTAAAGTGAAGAAACAAAAGGAAGTGGATGGTTGAATATTTCTTTACGATCTCTTTAACAATAAGCGGTGTAAAGGTAATTCCATTCAATTACTTTGTACTTTTTATTGTAAGGAGGTCATGAACTATGACAGGTAAAGTAAAATGGTTTAATGCAGACAAAGGTTTTGGGTTCATCGAACGTGAGGATGGAGACGATGTTTTCGTACACTTCTCTGCTATCCAAAGCGAAGGTTTCAAAACGCTTGATGAAGGTCAAGAAGTTGAATTTGAAATCGTTGAAGGCGAACGCGGACCGCAAGCGGCTAATGTTGTGCGTCTATAATTAGACAAAATAGATTGGAATAGGGTGCATCCTTTCAAGGATGCACTCTTTATTTGTAGGCTAGCCAGATTGTCCAGCGATCTTTTTCCGTAACCTTCCCGTCGGGTAACTGCTTGTCGATGTGTTCGACTAAGGATTGTAGTTGATCATCGGTTAAGTCATGAAGAATAGACCGTCCGGTTCTGGTCTGTATATCTTGCAGCAGCTGCTCCTTTTTCTCATATACATTGCGAGTTTCCCACAATGGAATTGTCTCCACTTTCGAGAA includes:
- a CDS encoding DUF5667 domain-containing protein, translating into MKKLIIPATVILALGFGGQVSAAVPTAQDSVESEAGALPGEFLYSLDELIENLQLVFTSDSEKEAELLIQFAEERLAEATELSDEEKADFLEELMDSYQDLLNKAQEEVSEVIEDDTVSEENLEEISEELEEASELDEDLESELSEDQLEEVKEVQDQAYLVANVTKGFDLETVKSLRAAELGYGEIAKVISLAELSGKTSEEIATMLNESDLDTVMAELGFTMTDIKEVVYQKKADYLQTLLAEAEASGDEKTVKKLSKKLDSYEKRLEKIVSRQPDAEEAKEEEVDADASSEENAPAEDEEQDTPLDESEEGSSTAVTTATDSSSKEEAEQVRANSEKQTEKQQKATEKAVEKQKKAEEKQKAAEEKAAEKQQKAAEKAAEKAEEQQQKAAEKAKEKAEKQAEGKSKAAEKQKKEEDDEEEEDDK
- a CDS encoding glutathione peroxidase, with amino-acid sequence MSVYDYSALTIKGEEVSLEQYKGNVLLIVNTATNCGFAPQFDGLQELYESYKDQKFAVLGFPSNQFMNQEPRSESEIEQHCRLNYGIDFPMFGKVDVKGPNAHPLFEYLTNNAPGVLTKQVKWNFTKFLVDASGHVVNRYAPQTKPEQIKEDIEKLLSNA
- the trhO gene encoding oxygen-dependent tRNA uridine(34) hydroxylase TrhO, translating into MEKGNYQVLLYYNYVNIEDPEQFAADHLKFCKELELKGRVLVAKEGINGTVSGTIENTDKYMEAMHSDPRFEDMVFKIDQADSHAFKKMHVRPRPELVTLRLEDDVNPRETTGKYLSPQEFYEAIRDENTVVLDARNDYEYDLGHFRGAIRPDIETFRELPEWVENNRELLEGKKVVTYCTGGIRCEKFSGWLVKKGFEDVGQLHGGIVTYGKDPEVQGELWDGQLYVFDERIAVPVNKKEHVVVGKDYFDGQPCERYVNCANPECNRQMLCSEENEHKYMRGCSHECRTSPRNLYVQEHGLTEEEIQARLDRIEQEDHAVSSN
- a CDS encoding cold shock domain-containing protein → MTGKVKWFNADKGFGFIEREDGDDVFVHFSAIQSEGFKTLDEGQEVEFEIVEGERGPQAANVVRL